The genomic interval GGGGATATCAGCGAAAAGCCGTGGGCGTTGCTTCCCATTGCGAACCGGCCGCTGATTGATTACTGGCTGGAAGCCTGCACAGAACAGAATATCCGGTCGGTTCATATTGTTCTGCATGATGGTGCGGAAGAGGTGGAGCGCTTTGTGGGGTCCGGCTCCCGCTGGAATGTGGTCGTTGAATATGTTTTTGCGCGAAGCACCGAGACGCCGGTCGATTATCTTCGTTCGATTTCCGGATACTGGAAAAACGGACTGCTCTATTTCGGCGGGCCGTTTTTTATGCGCCGGCGGCAGGCGTTCACTCCGGAGCATTTCAGCCGGTTGCCGGCCTGCTGTCATGGGCCGGGCGATCCGCCGGTTTTTCTCTATGGTCGGGATGAACACGATGTGAACCTGCTGCTGGACGGCGGTTCCCCGCCCGGCCGCGGGCTTGAGGAGGTGCATGTTCATCCTTATATTATTGAAACAATCGAGGATTATTTCGATATCAATATGAAACTGGTTGCGGGGGAGTTCACGCGCTACGTCACGGCCGGATTCGCTACGCCCGATAAATCCTCCGTGGGGTTTAATGTCCGGACGCCCCCGTCGAGTTACCTGCGTGCGCCGATCATTGTCGGCGATGACTGTCGTTTCGGGGCGATGACCACCATTGGTCCCAAAGCACTTGTGGCGAATCATGTCATCGTGGATGCATTCAGCGAGCTTTCCAACTGCCTTGTGCTGGAAGATACGTATATCGGACGGAATCTTGAAATCCGCAATAAAATTGTGGCGGGCAACCGGGTGATTGATCCGAGAGACGGAACGTGTATTCAAATTGATGATTCGTGGTTGATTGCGCGGAACCGGCCCGAGCTGCTGACCGAAGATGTGGTACGGCTCACTGTGCTTTGGGGAGTGGCGCTTGTGCTGGCAACATTGCAGTTGATTCCGTTTCTGGTGTTGTATCCTCTGATCAGGCTGACCGGGATTGCCGGTTTCAAGAAACAGCAGTTTCATGATCCGCACACCGGATATATCGCTCTCCCGGTTTTCGGCAAAAAAGCCAACCGAAAGTCGATGCTTTACCGTGTTTTCCGGGCGCTGTCGCTCGACCGCTTCCCGCTGATTCTGCTGGTTTTGCGCGGGCGCATGTTTCTGAGCGGACAGCCGCCGCTGCGGCATCCGAAGGATGATGAAGTTGTGAAGCAGCTTCGTCGCTATTATCCCGGGGTCTTCTGCTACCGTGATTATAATCTTGATTCCGACCTGCTCACGGATGCGCTTTGGTATGCACACATCCGTTCGTTGTATGAGGATCTTAAAATTCTGGTGAAAGCGCTCGTCAGTCGTTTCCTTACAGCTGGTCGTCAAATTCCGGCGGATACCGAGTGAGCCGTGCTTCCAAACATTGGGAAATCCGCCCGGCCGATGAGGGGCGGGTCCGGCAGCTCAGTCTGAAGGCTGAACTGCCGCTTCCGCTGGCCCGGGTTCTGTTGCTGCGCGGTTTTCAGACCCCGGATGAGCTTGAGGCCTTTCTGAATCCGAAACTGGCTGATCTCTCCGATCCGTTTCTTCTTCCGGATATGGAAAAGGCGGTGTCCCGGCTTTGGCAGGCTTTTGAGTCCGGAGAAACCATTACGGTTTTCGGGGACTATGATGTGGATGGCGTGACATCGGCGGCTCTGCTTACCCGTGTTTTTGTTGAGCTGGGAGCAAAGGTGGTACCATTTATTCCTGACCGTCTGGATGAGGGATATGGACTTTCCACCGAAGCGTTGGAGCGCTGCATTACCTCGCATGAATCCTCTGTGGTGGTGTCGGTGGATTGCGGTGTCAATTCGGTGGACAGTGTCCGGATGGCTCAGGCGAGGGGAGTGGATGTGATCGTGACCGACCATCATGAACCTGCAGAGGAGACGGCCCCGGCTTTTGCTCTCATCAATCCCAAACTCGGCGAGGTCCGGTCGCTGGAAATGCTTTCAGGGGTCGGTGTGGCATTCAAGCTGGCGCATGCGCTGGTTAAATACGGTCGGGAGTGCGGCCATTCCGCAGCGGTTACGTTGAAGCTGCGTGAGTATCTCGATATTGTTTCATTGGGCACTGTAGCGGATATCGTACCGCTGCGTGGAGAAAACCGGATTCTGGTGCGCCATGGCCTGGCCCAGCTGGGCCGCACGCGCTGGCCGGGACTGGAGGCCCTGAAAAATGTGGCTGGGATGAAAGGGGAACCGGAAACCTATCATCTGGGTTTTCAGCTCGGGCCGCGCATTAATGCTTCGGGCCGGATCGGCCAGCCGATGGAGGCGCTTTCTCTGCTGCTTACTCCCGATCCGGCGCAGGCGCAGCGTACTGCGCAGGTTCTCGATCGGACCAATGCGGAGCGCCGGAAGATTGAGCGGGAAATGGCCGATGAGGCGTT from Verrucomicrobia bacterium S94 carries:
- the recJ gene encoding single-stranded-DNA-specific exonuclease RecJ produces the protein MSRASKHWEIRPADEGRVRQLSLKAELPLPLARVLLLRGFQTPDELEAFLNPKLADLSDPFLLPDMEKAVSRLWQAFESGETITVFGDYDVDGVTSAALLTRVFVELGAKVVPFIPDRLDEGYGLSTEALERCITSHESSVVVSVDCGVNSVDSVRMAQARGVDVIVTDHHEPAEETAPAFALINPKLGEVRSLEMLSGVGVAFKLAHALVKYGRECGHSAAVTLKLREYLDIVSLGTVADIVPLRGENRILVRHGLAQLGRTRWPGLEALKNVAGMKGEPETYHLGFQLGPRINASGRIGQPMEALSLLLTPDPAQAQRTAQVLDRTNAERRKIEREMADEAFEEIDTYFDPEKHYGLVVAREGWHPGVVGIVASRVSRHYNRPAIIMGIEEDGHARGSCRSITEYNMLDGLQACAELLTKFGGHKMAAGLEVKSGQLDAFKEQFNRAVSLALKKVDLTPVLQIDAVLNPNDVNDEFYNEMKKLRPFGQDNPEPVWAMEKMSVSGAPRVVGENHLKLSLVSAGCRFDAIAFNFPLENLPSGNIDVAFMLKENCWMGNTTLQLQVLDIRSSR